One genomic segment of Komagataella phaffii GS115 chromosome 4, complete sequence includes these proteins:
- a CDS encoding 60S ribosomal protein L6, whose translation MAIETPHDPALQAPTQGKLRKSLVPGTVLILLAGRFRGKRVIYLKNLEDNTLLVSGPFKVNGVPLRRVHDSYVIATSTRISVEGLDLAKFDLAYFNSEKSGNEEDKSEADFFGDKAEKKTVSPEQIEDQKVVDKALLAEVSKVAHLEEYLAAPFSLRRGDRPHLMKF comes from the coding sequence atggcTATTGAAACTCCACATGACCCAGCTTTGCAGGCTCCTACTCAAGGAAAGCTGAGAAAGTCCCTGGTTCCTGGTACCGTCTTGATCCTGTTGGCTGGACGTTTCCGTGGAAAGAGAGTTATCTACCTGAAGAACTTGGAAGACAACACTTTGCTGGTTTCTGGACCATTCAAGGTCAACGGTGTTCCATTGAGAAGAGTTCACGACAGCTACGTTATTGCTACTTCCACCAGAATCTCTGTTGAGGGTTTGGACCTGGCCAAGTTCGACCTTGCCTACTTCAACTCTGAAAAGTCAGGTAACGAGGAAGACAAGTCTGAGGCTGACTTCTTCGGTGACAAGGCTGAAAAGAAGACTGTTTCCCCAGAGCAGATCGAGGACCAAAAGGTCGTCGACAAGGCTTTGCTGGCTGAGGTTTCCAAGGTAGCTCACCTTGAGGAGTACCTCGCCGctcctttctctttgagaAGAGGTGACAGACCACACTTAATGAAATTCTAA
- a CDS encoding Subunit of the histone deacetylase Rpd3L complex: MDGELLGCIVRLKNALEREKSGNTFNSDYDYEDTEDYPINDPQFSGSFGKRTNRGNKLFDSYSKVDRTRLGSEFEFFRSGVTKSLGVHGSKIVFTNNLKRKHYKDESDEISQKRRTQAKQISNGNKKSKGEEAENESEDSEDDTDDNPFNLINVGEILEPIQDPTDIATRPTIRRTYDPKTSKNLQNLSLQTIQLIEKEQETVVQLFKLMDFFLGDDYNNFHPDHMKLPEYDHHLSFDDLDRQLESANIRCKTTVDNSTSTTSQASSIEANKEPPVYAEAKDKRITRSQANEGVTVTDPFFQTPEFVKDPNFGISDPKDAESTRQLLQITLQRNEEFIRCLTTIRNGMVRTERMKNSIFKWCREMNGETDINIEGKPMTKDDIRKEK, from the coding sequence ATGGACGGTGAACTACTGGGTTGTATAGTAAGACTAAAGAATGCTCTGGAAAGGGAAAAATCCGGAAATACCTTCAATTCAGATTACGACTACGAAGACACGGAAGACTACCCTATAAACGACCCGCAATTTAGTGGATcgtttggaaaaagaacCAACCGTGGTAACAAGCTCTTTGACTCATATTCAAAGGTGGATAGAACGAGATTGGGCTCTGAGTTTGAGTTTTTCCGTTCTGGAGTGACCAAAAGTTTAGGCGTTCATGGGTCGAAGATCGTCTTTACCAATAACTTGAAACGAAAGCACTATAAGGATGAAAGCGATGAAATATCACAAAAGAGAAGGACACAAGCTAAACAAATTTCCAACGGTAATAAAAAGTCTAAAGGAGAAGAAGCTGAGAATGAAAGTGAAGACTCCGAAGATGATACGGACGATAATCCATTCAACTTGATTAATGTGGGGGAAATTCTGGAACCAATCCAGGACCCTACAGATATAGCTACAAGACCTACGATACGAAGGACCTATGACCCCAAGACGAGTAAAAATCTTCAGAACTTGAGTCTGCAAACTATCCAGTTGATCGAAAAGGAACAGGAGACGGTGGTACAACTATTCAAGCTCATGGATTTTTTCCTTGGCGATGACTACAACAATTTTCACCCTGACCACATGAAATTACCTGAATACGATCACCATCTATCGTTTGATGATTTAGATAGACAACTTGAATCTGCTAATATTCGATGCAAAACCACCGTTGACAACAGCACATCAACGACTTCTCAAGCCTCGAGTATTGAGGCAAACAAAGAGCCGCCTGTGTACGCTGAAGCCAAAGACAAGCGTATAACAAGATCTCAGGCAAATGAGGGAGTTACTGTGACAGACCCCTTCTTTCAAACTCCAGAGTTTGTGAAGGATCCCAACTTTGGTATATCTGACCCAAAGGACGCGGAATCCACTAGACAATTGCTACAAATCACTTTACAGAGGAATGAAGAGTTCATTCGATGTTTGACCACTATACGGAACGGAATGGTTCGAACGGAAAGAATGAAGAACAGCATATTTAAATGGTGTCGGGAGATGAACGGTGAGACCGATATTAATATTGAAGGCAAGCCCATGACCAAGGATGACattagaaaagaaaagtga